ATTTATGTTTTTTTAATCAGCTGAAACAATTTACTGTTTCATACAATTTATTTAATTCCGTTTGCCTGTTCTGTTCTTGTTACTACAAGCTCTTCAACATCATTCGGATTATCTATTGCATATCGCTTAATATCATTAATGGTCATTTCATCCAATATGTCCACTACATTTTTATAATCCGATTCTTTACCGGGCTTAATGGTAATGAAAAGGTCATCTACAGGCGTATTGGCTTTTTTAGTCAATACTACTTGTCTTATTTTTTTAAATGTAGAAGATTGCAATTTGGTTGGATCCATTCCTTCATAATAATAAACCTGGTCGTTCTTACCTAATAAAATGGTCAATGCACCACTTTCTTTAATTTTAGTAAGATCCTTATCCTGTATATCATCTTTCGGCATTAGCAGCTTCATAGTAGTAGGCTGACTTAATGTTGTAGTAAAGATGAAAAAGGTTATAAGCAGAAAACCAAGATCTACCATTGGAGTAAGATCCACACGAGTAGAAAGTTTTTTAGATTTTTTGACGCCGGGGCCTTTCTTATGACCACCACCGGACGACGTATCCATTTCTGCCATGGTATTCTAATTTTTTAAGTTAAACTAATCGTCTTGTTTAATTCCCTGAACACTTTTCTTATATAACTCAGTTCCTGGTGGCACCGCTTCGGGCGATGTCAGTAACTGGTATTTAAATACTTCATTCTTTTTAAACGCAGTCAGCACATCGCTTATAAAAGGATACTTAGCCAAATTATCGCCTTTAATAATAAAATGTATGTTATTTACATTCCCATTATAAGCCGCTAACCCTGCAGCTATCCAATCTTTCAGCTCCCCTCCCAACGTATCTAACGGTACGCCGGGTAAAGTTGTTTTTTTAACTTGTTCAGGAGTCATTTGTAAAAATTGTGATAAGCTTCCTACGGGTGCAGGTACCATGCTTGCGTTAACAAACTTGGTTCTTAAGCTGGCAGGTAGCTGGTCTCCTTTTAGTTTTTCCATTTCATCAAAAACCTTTCCTCTTATACCCGGGTCGCTCAATTCTACAAATGCTTTTCCTTCATGATTGATAGACACCACAAATGCATCTGTATTTAGTGAGGCTGCTTTTGAAGCTACAGAGCTGGGTATTTCAATAGGCACTGCTTCTGATGGTTTAAACTGAGCCGTTAATATAAAGAATGACAATAAAAGAAAAGCAACATCGCACATCGCCGTCATGTCGATGGACGTTCCTTTACGTTTTACTTTTGCTCTTCCCATTTGAATTATTTTATGCTTTACAATTAAGATTCAAAACCGTTTCCTTTCCATAACCCCGAAGGATTATTTATACAACGATGCAAAACTTTGAGTTAATGTAAAACCTGATTCATCGATCGCATAAGTAATAGAATCGATCTTGGTAGTGAAAATATTATACATTACAATAGCCAGTGCAGAAGTACCGATACCTAATGCTGTATTATATAACGCTTCAGAAATACCTTGAGATAATCCTTTTGCAGCTTCGCTACCAGCAGATTCACCTAAGTTACCGAAGGCACGAATCATACCCATTACCGTTCCTAACAGTCCGAATAAGGTTGCAATAGAAGCGATAGTAGATAAGAACACCAGGTTCTTTTCCAACATTGGCAATTCCAATGCCGTTGCTTCTTCTACTTCTTTTTGAATAGCCAATACTTTTTGTTCAGCATCCAAACTGTCCGTACCGATCATTTCTTTATACTTGCGTAAACCCGCTTTCATTACATTACCAACAGAACCTTTTTGTTTGTCAGCTTCTGAAATAGCAGCATCTACATTTTTATTTGCCAAATGATATTGTACTTTACGAATGAAATCTGCATTAGAACTTGTACCGGCAGCTTTAAGTATGGTTAACAATCTTTCAATTGAAAAAGTAATTACAATCAAGAAAGCTGCGATCAAAAGAGGAACAAGGATCCCTCCTTCGTACATTTTTACAAAGTTTCCGATAGGACCTTTATGGTCAGGCCAAAAACCGCCATTAGGATCAGGATTAGTAAAGTTTTTATCAGCTCCTAATAAAAAGCGCCAGATAAGATATCCTGCAATGATTGCCACTACTGGCACTACCCATGAAACATAGTTGCCGGATTTTTTTACCTGTACCGAAGTTGATGTTGGTTTAGTCTCTGCCATAAAAATTCAAGTTTTAATGAAAAATTGTAGTTTTTTAAAAATCGTTAATTATTTGCCCACACAATGCTAAGTAAAAATGCGTTGCTGTGAGCATTCTTTGTTCAGAAATTTTTTTTAGAGGAGGCACAAGGTAATGAAAAATTGAATGAAACAATTACCAACACTGATATTTTTGAGAATAATCGGGAAAAATTTACTGATAGCCTTTGACTATTATTTAACAAAAAAATCATATCTCTGTTTACTCATATCGCAACGCCTCAATGGGATTAAGCGAAGCTGCTTTATAAGCAGGATACAAGCCTGCCAAAATCCCGACCAATGTACAAACCGCTATGCCGCCAATAATCCAAAGCCAGGGAATGATAAAGCTTGTTTTTACGAGTATTGCAACCAGGTTTCCGCAGATAACCCCCGCAATGATCCCAAACAAAGCGCCCATCAAACTGATCAAAATAGACTCCCACAAAAACTGAGCTTTAACGTCAGCCGATTTTCCGCCGATCGCTTTTATCAAGCCGATCTCTTTGGTACGTTCATTTACTGCAACCAACATAATATTCATTAAACCGATAGCAGCGCCTATCAACGTAATAAAAGCAATTATTAAAGTGGCAAATCGCAAAATACCAAAACTATTAATTAAAGTAGATGCGATGCTGTCACTTTTATCGATATAAAAATTATCATCTTCTGTAAGGTCTAATTTACGTATAGGGCGAAACGCTCCGATAGCTTCCCCTACTGCCACATCCATCATTTTAAAATCATTTACCATGATGGCTATGCTGTATGATTGATTTCCGGTTCCATAAATACGCCGGATATTGTTGTAGGTAGTGATCACAATTTTATCCGCATTAAAAAAGGCACTGGAGCCACGGCTTTGCATCACACCTATTACCCGATAATGAATATTGGCTACGTTAATAATTTTATCAATCGCTTTTTGAGGGTCATCATATAATTTTTCTGACACTGCCTCGCCTATGATACATACATTCTCTCCATTCTCCACTTCCGCTTGATTAAAATTTCTGCCTGTTGCAATAGTGTAACCGCCTAATGCCAAATAGTTTTCATCTCCTCCCATTACTCTTACATCCGGATTGGTTTTTTTAAGATCGCTATTGACCACTATGTTATTGGGACCGGATAATGCAATGCTGACCTTGGCAGGAAATGAATAATTCTGCTTAAATAATTTTGCCTGGTCATAAGTAATTACTCTTCCCTCGCTGGATGCTTTTGCCTTTAAGGAGTTCTTATTTACCAATTTGGTTTCTCCATGTTTACCGCCGCCGAATTGTATCATGCGTTCTTTATATCGGATGCTGAAGGCATTAGCACCCATGGTAGAAAAGCTTTCCGTTAAGCTGTTATTGACTGCATCTACAGCAGTGATAATGGCGATCAGCGCCATTATACCCAATGCCATAATAATAACAGTAATGGCTGTGCGAAGGCGGTTGCCCTTAATGGTTCTAAACGATAAAGAGATGGAATCGACCGTTTTCATTCTTTACTAAAGTTAGGAATGATACTGCAAATGAAAATAAAGTAGTTAAATAAAGAATAAACAGAACAAGTGAGTGACACTACTATGCTTAATAGAAATAGTATTGCTAAGTACAAATAATTAATAATGCAATGCTTCTGTAATAATATCAGGATACAATCCTAACACAATAATTAATGCAGCTGTAATGATCAATAATATTTTAAACGCAGGTGTTACATCCCATGTTTGTTGAGCTGTTGTATTTTCTTTAAAGAATATAGCTTGTATGATCTTGAAATAATAATAAGCGCTCACTGCTGCACATAACACTGCCAAAATGATCAACCAATGAAAGTGTACGCTTTGGGCAGCTGACAACAACATATAAAACTTACTTACAAAACCGGCAGTTAAAGGAACACCTGTAAGGGATAATAAAAATATTCCGGCAGTAACTGCTAATACAGGTTGCTGCTTGATCAATCCATTAAACCCATCAATGGTGTAATCATTCATTTTAAGTAAGATAGCGAACATACCAATAGAAGCTAAACTGTACGCTGCTGCATATAACACCAATCCTTCTTTTGCCTGTTGATTTAATGCAAACAAAGCTAACAGCATAAACCCGGCCTGCGCAATACTCGAATAAGCCAGCATTCGTTTTACGCTTTGCTGAAATACAGCTGTAATATTTCCTATTAATAAAGTTGCTGCAGTAATAATTACGATAAGTGCTTGCCATTGTTGTTGCACTTTACCAAAAGCACCTTCAAACAAACGGATAAAGGCCATGAACACTGCAACCTTTACAATGGTTGCCATAAAGGAAGTAAAAACCGTAGGAGCACCATCATATACATCCGGTGTCCAAAAATGAAAAGGCGCGGCTGACGCTTTGAATGACATGGCAATTAATAAAAACACCAAACCAACCGCAATGAGTGTTGGCATTTTGCCGGCTCCCAAATTAATATTAGTGATATTGAAAGAAGCTACGTCCGCATTACCTCCATATACAAAGGCAATACCCATCAGCATAATGCCCGTAGAAAAAGCCCCCATCAAAAAATATTTCAATGCAGCTTCGTTGCTCTTTAGATTTCGTTTGTCACTCCCCGTTAGTATATATAAAGGAATAGAAATTATCTCTATTCCGATGAACAACATCAACAATGTATTGAATGTAGCTGCAATGCAAGCACCGCACAGCACAAAAAATATTAATGAAAAATATTCTGATACATGTTCTCCTACTTTCTCAATATCTCTTCCGCTCAATAAAAAATACAATAAAGTACAGGCGAGAATAATCGTTATAAAAGTGAGACTAAAACTATTGAAATGCAATGCATCTTTTACATCAATTACAAAAAAGGGTTTGCCTCTGTATATTTCACAGTAATTGGCAAGCAAAATAAATATCAGGCCAATTATTGCTAAATACTTAGGTGTGCTTTTACTTTTGATGAATACACCACCAAACATCATTACAATTCCCCATACTGCAGTAAATATAATCGCATTCATATTTTAATCTCAACGGGTAACCAACTTTGTTAATAAGGATACCGTGTCTTTTGATAAATCAAATATCGGTTGCGGATGAATTCCTATTGCAAATATTAAAACAACCAATATTGCTAATACAATTTTTTCATTCAATGAAACTTCTTTAACCGTTGCAGTCAATGCATTGGTTTCGCCATAAAATACTTTTTGCACCATGTTCAAAGTATAAACAGCTGCTAATATTACACTAATGCCTGCGATTGCTGCATACCATTTATTATACTCAAATAAACCGCTGAACATCATGAATTCTCCTATGAATGCATTGGTTAACGGCAAGGCAATATTTGCAAAGGCTATAACTACTAATGCAATGGTTAATACCGGTGCTTTAGTGGCAATGCCTCCGAGCTGAGATATCTTGCGAACACCTAATTGCTTTTCAGTCAAATCAATGACTATCCACAAACCAATAATATTAATACCATGATTGAACATTTGTATAATCACGCCTTCAAGTCCAATGGCTTTTGTAGCAAAGATGGCAGCACTCATTAAACCGATATGTGCAATAGATGAATACGCTACCAGGCGTTTTAAGTCATCTTGCTGAATAGCAATCAAGCTGGCGTATAAAATTCCTATTATTGAAAGAACAATTGCTACGTGATCAAACTTAGCAACGGCCAAAGGAAACACGGGCAATAGCCAACGTATCAGTGCAAACAAACCCATCTTTACCATGATACCGCTTAACACCATTGTAACTGCTGTTGGAGATTGCTCGTATGTGTCCGGTTGCCATGTATGAAAAGGAAATATCGGCATCTTTATAGCGAAGGCAATAAAAAACAACCAGAATAAAATGTTTTGTTGTGAATGATTCAGGCTTGCGTTATAAAATGCGTTCATTGCAAAACTGTGCGGCGCATAACTTGTAGGTGCTGTATGTAAATACACAAAGATGATCCCTACTAACATTAATAAGGAACCGGCAAATGTGTAAATGAAAAATTTGAATGTAGCCTGTATTCTTTTTTCACCACCCCAACGACTGCACAAGAAATAAACAGGTATTAATGCCAACTCCCAGAAGAAATAAAACAATAATGCATCAGTTGCTAAAAATACTCCCATTAACCCGCATTGAGCCAATAACATTAAACCATAAAATACGTTGGAGTTTTTATATTCATTTTTATAAGTAGCGCCAAATATTATAGGAAATGAAATAGCAGTTAGAAAAGTTAATATTCTTCCAACACCATCTAAACTAACAGAAAAGCTTGTGCCAAGATATCTTAACCATTCGTAGTTAAAAGTAAGTCCATTGTATGCTGCATTATCAGCATGATATAAACTTGCAGCTGAAATAAACAATGTAATCAGCGAAGCAATGAATGCCCACACTTTTACTATTGAATCTTTCTTTAAAAAGAAAGTAATCAATCCCGCTATTAGCGGAAAGAAGATCAATAAATGCGGAAATGTTATACTATCGCCGAGCATTAAAAAATATTTTTACAAAACAATTGAACAATAAATAAAACTAACATGCCAATTACCATCATTAGCACATATGCACCAACTTGGCCGCTTTGCAGCAAACGAATTTGGCGGCTGCTATAATTAACTGCTTTACCAACGCCATTCACAATTCCATCTATACCGCTTTTCTCAACTACGTTATTTAAGAATTTGCCAATTGCCTGTAAAGGTTTTACTATAATAGCATCATATAATTCATCGATATACCATTTGTTTGCCAGCACTTTACCTAATCCAGCTTCTTCTTTATCTGTTTTTTCGTATTTACTGAATTTAGTCCATGCGTATATTAAAGCTATCAACGCACCGCCAACAGAAACCGCCATCAATGCATATTCAGTTGCATGAGATAATGGTGTGTGTTCGTGTGCAGCCTGCAATACTTTTGATTGTGCAAATATGGGCGCTAAAAATTCTTCTAATTTATGACCGCCGTGCATGAATACTTCCGGTATTCCTATTAAGCCACCTACTATTGCTAATACTGCTAAAATGATCAATGGTATTGTGATAGCCGCCGGACTTTCATGTAAATGATGTTCCTGTTCATGCGTCCCTCTGAATTTACCAGTGAAAGTCATAGCATATAAGCGGAACATATAAAATGCCGTAAGCAAGGCACCTATTACTCCAATCACCCACAACACAGGACTTTGTTCATATGCTGCTGCTAATATTTCATCTTTAGAAAAGAAACCGGAGAATGGCGGCATACCTGCAATTGCAAAACATCCCGCCAAAAAAGTTGCGTGTGTAAAAAACATATGTTTTTTTAATCCGCCCATATTACGCATATCCTGTTCACCACCCATTGCATGTATTACACTACCTGCCCCTAAGAATAGCAATGCTTTAAAGAAAGCGTGTGTCATTACATGAAACACAGCGCCGGTATAAGCACCAACGCCTAACCCTAAAAACATATATCCTAACTGGCTAACGGTGGAGTATGCCAGCACTTTTTTAATATCGTTTTGTTTCAATGCGATTGTTGCCGCTAATATTGCTGTTGCAATTCCTATGATAGCTACCACATGTAATGTGCATGGCGCCATTGTATATAAAATGTTGCTGCGTGCAATCATGTAAACGCCTGCAGTTACCATCGTTGCAGCATGTATCAATGCACTCACAGGTGTTGGACCGGCCATCGCATCGGGCAACCAGGTGTATAAAGGTATTTGCGCACTTTTACCCGTAGCACCTACAAATAATAATAAGGTGATGCCTGTTATTTCTTTTGGAGATAGTTTGGAAACATTTGCAAATACGGTATGATAATCCGCTGTTCCTAATTTTGCAAGCAACCAAAATACAGCCAACAAAAATCCTAAATCGCCAATACGATTCATGATGAATGCTTTTTTTGCCGCATTCGTGTATTCTACATTTTTAAACCAGTAGCCGATCAATAAATAAGAGCAAAGTCCTACGCCTTCCCAACCGATGAACATGATCACATAATTTGCCCCTAATACCAATAACAGCATAGAGAAAACAAACAGGTTCAGGTATGCGAAATATTTTGCAAAGTCTTTGTCATCTTCTTCGTGCATATAAGATGTAGAGTAAACATGAATCAAGAAACCTACACCTGTAATTATTAATAAAAAGATTGATGATAATTGGTCAACTTGGAAAGCGAAATCAATTTTTAAAGAAGATGTATTGATGAATTCAAATAAAGAAACTACTGCAGAATTACCGGCTTTTACCTGGAAGAAAGCCATTAAGCTGATGATGAATGATGCCAGTATAACGCCGCTTCCAATTAATCCCACTAATGTTTTGCTTAACGATTTTCTGAAAAGACCGTTAATTAAAAAGCCGATAAGCGGAAGTAATGGTATTAAATAAATAAAATTCATTTCTTTTTCTAATTAAGAATTAATAATTAGCAATTAATAATTCTTTTGATTCGTTGTTATCTTAAATTATTCGCTTCACTAAAAGCCAAATAGAAATTCATCGTTGAACGCAGCGTCGCCATCGAAGTTCAATCAGGGAACAACTATTTGTTACCAAAAAAGAGCTTATAATGCAATCAATTCTTAATTACTAATTTTTAATTATTAATTAATTTTTTAGCCTGTTCAAAAAGTTCACATCTACACTATGCGTATTTCTATACAACATAACGATAATGGCTAAGCCCACACTTACTTCTGCCGCTGCTACTACCATTATAAAAAATACAAATACCTGCGCATCGCTTGCCAATGTTGGAAAATATTTTCCCAAGTGTGCATTGTGCATTTGCGAAAACGCTACCAACAATAAGTTTGCAGCATTCAACATCAGCTCCACGCACATAAAAATAATAATGGCGTTGCGACGTGTTAACACGCCGATCACACCAATGGTGAATAAAGCCGATGCTAAAAATATATAGTTAGATATCGCCATAAATTACGCTTGATGTTCTTTTTTTGAAATGATGACAGCGCCGACCATTGCGCTTAAAAATAGTACGCTGCTTATTTCAAAAGGCCCTACATAATCGGTAAATAATGCTTTACCTAAATGTCCTACCAAACCGATGCTTCCTGTTTTTAATTGTACGGGGTTCATTGCATCACCGCTTTGTTTTAAGGCTGCTACCAATACAATCAATAAACTTCCTCCCGCAATAGTACCACCGTATAATAAATATTTATTTCGTTGCGGTTCTGATGCTGCGTTTAAGTTCATCAGCATTACCACAAATAAAAACAGCACCATGATGGCGCCTGCATATACTATAATATTTACAATAGCTAAAAATTGTGCATTCAATAAAATATAATGCCCCGATATTGCGAAGAAAGTTACGATCAATGATAAAATACTGTGCACCGGGTTTTTACATATTACTACCAGCAATGCGCCACCCAATGTCAATACACTTAACAACCAAAACAATATTTGCGTAATGTTCATTATTGCAGATTAGTTCGTTTTACTTTGAGTTTTCTCTTTTAACCCTGTTACCTTTTGCTTTCGCATACTCGTCGGGGTTAGTTTTAGGATCAGGAATTAATAAATCGTCTTTAGCATAAATAAATCCTTTGCGTTGGTAATTAGCCGGCGCAAACGTTTCACTTAAATAAATAGCGTCTTTCGGACAAGCTTCTTCGCATAAACCACAAAAAATACAGCGCAACATATTTATCTCGTATTTAGCTGCATACTTTTCTTCTCTGTATAAATTTTCTTCGCCTGTTTTTCTTTCTGCAGCCTCCATTGTTATCGCTTCTGCCGGGCAAGCTACTGCGCACAGCCCACAAGCAGTACAGTTTTCACGACCTTCTTCATCTCTATTTAAAATATGCAACCCACGGAATACCGGGCTGAAAGGTCTTGTTTTTTCAGGATAATTAACCGTAGGTCTTTTCTTAAACATGTGACCAAACGTAATTGCCATGCCTTTTAAAATGGCAGGCAGATAAGCTCTTTCAGAAAAGCTCATCGGCTTACGGTCAACCTGTTTTGCTCTGTTTGTTAATGCCTGCATATTTAATGTTCCCGAACCTTTTAATTTTTTGCAAATATATTTTTTATCCTCAAAAATGCCAGTGATTTTGATGTAACAACACTACTGCTCCCGTCACCAACATATTGAATAAAGCTAATGGAATTAATGTTTTCCATCCCAAATTCATTAGTTGATCGTAACGAAAACGTGGAATTGTCCAGCGTACCCACATAAAGAAAAATAAAAAGCAAACTACTTTTATAAACAAGCAGCCTACGTGTAAAGCCGCCATCCAATTACCTCCTATTTTTTCCATTAAATGAGCGTCGTTTACAAAAGGAATATCATAACCGCCAAAGAATAACGTAGCCATTATCACGCTGCTGATAAACATATTAATGTATTCAGCAAATAAATAAAAGCCAAGCTTCATTGATGAATATTCCTGGTGATAACCGAAGTTCAATTCATTTTCTGCTTCTGCTAAATCAAACGGCGTACGATTACATTCTGCAAATGCGCAAATCAAGAATATCAAAAAGCCTAATGGCTGCTTTACAATATTCCAAATTCCATCCATCTGGAAATTCACAATTGATTTCAGGCTAAGCGTTCCCGTTATCATCAATAAAGCAATCAAGGAAATTCCCATTGCTAATTCATAGCTAATGATCTGCGAAGCCGCTCTCATGGCGCTCATTAATGAAAACTTGTTATTGCTTGCCCAACCTCCTATCATTATTCCATAAACACCTAAACTCAATACGCCGAATACATATAATATCCCAACGTTTACGTCCGCAACTTGCAATTGGATATCTCTCCCGAATAAATGAATGGTGTTTCCCCATGGAATTACAGCGCTTGTCATTGTTGCCGTCAACATTGCCAAACAAGGGCCTAATACAAATAAAAATCCTGTAGAAAGATTTGGAATAATTTCTTCTTTGAAAAATAATTTACCGCCGTCTGCTAAAGGTTGCAACAAACCAAATGGACCTGCACGGTTCGGACCTCTTCTGTCCTGCATGATGGCAGCCACTTTACGTTCTGCCCATGTGCTGTACATGGCAATCACCAATGATGCCGATACTACTACAATTATCAGCACCAACTTTTCAATTAAAAATATCCAGTCTATTAGTAAAAACATAAATTATTTTGTTATCAGCATTTCTGCGTTTACTCGTCACCGTTGTGTCACTCTCTTGTACTTTTTATCTCTATTCACTTAAGACCTCAAATGATCTTCTACATTCGGATTCGGAGCAAAGTTATTCGAATGCGCCGGTCCGTTTATTTTACTCAGATCGAGAGTGGGATCATTTACTCCACTTACTTCATGAATATCCATGATCAATTTCGGTGCTCGTCCATCCATTACTTCTTTGATCGTCTCTTTTGGAACTACTAAGCCTGGATATTTTCCTTGTGCAATCACCGAGTGACGATTAATATTTGCCAAACCTTCAATTTGCCAATCGCTTGTTTGCTTTTTATCGAAGCGACAAGTGTTACAGATCCAACCGGCTTTACCATCATAGCTTTGTACTTCACCCCATTCATCTTTACGCACTGTTACACGAAACACTTCATCGCCACGCAACCATAATGTTGCTTTACCGCAACAATCAGGGTTTTCGCAATTGCGATGTGCATATACCGGTTTTGTAAACCATACACGATTTTTAAACCGGAATGTTTTATCGGTTAAAGCGCCAACAGGACAAACATCTATCATGTTACCGCTAAAATCGTTTTCAATTGCTTTAGAAATGTAAGTGGAAATTTCTGCATGATCACCTCTGTCTAAAATACCATGTACACGTTTATCAGTTAACTGATCTGCCACATATGTGCAACGATAACACAATATGCAACGTGTCATGTGCAATTGTATGTACGAACCGATATCTTCTTTTTCAAACTCTCTTCTTTTAAATTCAAAGCGGGTGCCTTCTTTACCATGCTCGTAACCTAAATCCTGTAAATGACATTCACCAGCCTGATCGCATATCGGACAATCTAACGGATGATTAATTAATAAAAATTCAACCACACCGTTTCTTGCATCCGTTACTTTATCGCTGGTAATATTTTTTACTTCCATGCCATCCATCACCGTTGTTCTGCACGAAGCAACCAACTTCGGCATCGGACGTGGATCTTTTTCAGAGCCTTTGCTTACTTCCACCAAACATGTTCTGCATTTGCCACCACTGCCCTGCAACTTGCTGTAATAGCACATAGCCGGCGGCGTTACATCGCCACCAATTTTGCGTGCAGCATTTAATATAGTAGTGCCCGGCGCTACTTCGATAGTAATATTATCGATAGTAACTTTAAAATTTGCAGGCGCTGCTGGTTTTGTTTCTTCTGCCATATACAATTATGCTGTTACAGGAACATGAATAGGATCTGCATAGTGCATCAACCCATAATTTCTTCTTTGTGATTCATCAGGATTCAATACATGCCATTCAAACTCATCTCTAAAATGGCGAATAGCTGCTGCAACCGGCCAAGCCGCTGCATCACCCAACGGACAAATCGTATTACCTTCTATCTTACGCTGAATATCCCACAATAAATCAATATCGCTCATCTTTCCTTTACCGTATTCAATGTTCTTTAATATTTTTTCCATCCAACCGGTTCCCTCACGGCAGGGACTACACTGTCCGCAACTTTCATGATGATAAAAACGAGCTAATGATAAAGTATGACGAACCACACATTGGTCTTCATCAAACACAATAAAACCGCCGCTACCCATCATACTACCTGTTGCAAAACCGCCATCAGATAAACTTTCATAGTTCATCATACGTGATTCGCCTTTAGTTGTTTTCAATAATAAGTTAGCAGGCAATATGGGAACCGATGAACCACCGGGAATACAAGCTTTTAATTTTTTACCATTAGGAATGCCACCGCAATATTCATCACTGTAAATAAATTCTTCAACAGAAATGGTCATGTCGATTTCATACACTCCGGGTTTATTCAGATTACCACATGCAGAAATCAATTTTGTTCCGGTTGATTTACCAACACCAATCTTTGCATATTCCTCCCCACCATCATT
The Ferruginibacter albus DNA segment above includes these coding regions:
- the nuoH gene encoding NADH-quinone oxidoreductase subunit NuoH; translated protein: MFLLIDWIFLIEKLVLIIVVVSASLVIAMYSTWAERKVAAIMQDRRGPNRAGPFGLLQPLADGGKLFFKEEIIPNLSTGFLFVLGPCLAMLTATMTSAVIPWGNTIHLFGRDIQLQVADVNVGILYVFGVLSLGVYGIMIGGWASNNKFSLMSAMRAASQIISYELAMGISLIALLMITGTLSLKSIVNFQMDGIWNIVKQPLGFLIFLICAFAECNRTPFDLAEAENELNFGYHQEYSSMKLGFYLFAEYINMFISSVIMATLFFGGYDIPFVNDAHLMEKIGGNWMAALHVGCLFIKVVCFLFFFMWVRWTIPRFRYDQLMNLGWKTLIPLALFNMLVTGAVVLLHQNHWHF
- the nuoL gene encoding NADH-quinone oxidoreductase subunit L, encoding MNFIYLIPLLPLIGFLINGLFRKSLSKTLVGLIGSGVILASFIISLMAFFQVKAGNSAVVSLFEFINTSSLKIDFAFQVDQLSSIFLLIITGVGFLIHVYSTSYMHEEDDKDFAKYFAYLNLFVFSMLLLVLGANYVIMFIGWEGVGLCSYLLIGYWFKNVEYTNAAKKAFIMNRIGDLGFLLAVFWLLAKLGTADYHTVFANVSKLSPKEITGITLLLFVGATGKSAQIPLYTWLPDAMAGPTPVSALIHAATMVTAGVYMIARSNILYTMAPCTLHVVAIIGIATAILAATIALKQNDIKKVLAYSTVSQLGYMFLGLGVGAYTGAVFHVMTHAFFKALLFLGAGSVIHAMGGEQDMRNMGGLKKHMFFTHATFLAGCFAIAGMPPFSGFFSKDEILAAAYEQSPVLWVIGVIGALLTAFYMFRLYAMTFTGKFRGTHEQEHHLHESPAAITIPLIILAVLAIVGGLIGIPEVFMHGGHKLEEFLAPIFAQSKVLQAAHEHTPLSHATEYALMAVSVGGALIALIYAWTKFSKYEKTDKEEAGLGKVLANKWYIDELYDAIIVKPLQAIGKFLNNVVEKSGIDGIVNGVGKAVNYSSRQIRLLQSGQVGAYVLMMVIGMLVLFIVQLFCKNIF
- a CDS encoding 2Fe-2S iron-sulfur cluster-binding protein encodes the protein MAEETKPAAPANFKVTIDNITIEVAPGTTILNAARKIGGDVTPPAMCYYSKLQGSGGKCRTCLVEVSKGSEKDPRPMPKLVASCRTTVMDGMEVKNITSDKVTDARNGVVEFLLINHPLDCPICDQAGECHLQDLGYEHGKEGTRFEFKRREFEKEDIGSYIQLHMTRCILCYRCTYVADQLTDKRVHGILDRGDHAEISTYISKAIENDFSGNMIDVCPVGALTDKTFRFKNRVWFTKPVYAHRNCENPDCCGKATLWLRGDEVFRVTVRKDEWGEVQSYDGKAGWICNTCRFDKKQTSDWQIEGLANINRHSVIAQGKYPGLVVPKETIKEVMDGRAPKLIMDIHEVSGVNDPTLDLSKINGPAHSNNFAPNPNVEDHLRS
- the nuoI gene encoding NADH-quinone oxidoreductase subunit NuoI, which codes for MQALTNRAKQVDRKPMSFSERAYLPAILKGMAITFGHMFKKRPTVNYPEKTRPFSPVFRGLHILNRDEEGRENCTACGLCAVACPAEAITMEAAERKTGEENLYREEKYAAKYEINMLRCIFCGLCEEACPKDAIYLSETFAPANYQRKGFIYAKDDLLIPDPKTNPDEYAKAKGNRVKRENSK
- the nuoK gene encoding NADH-quinone oxidoreductase subunit NuoK; translated protein: MAISNYIFLASALFTIGVIGVLTRRNAIIIFMCVELMLNAANLLLVAFSQMHNAHLGKYFPTLASDAQVFVFFIMVVAAAEVSVGLAIIVMLYRNTHSVDVNFLNRLKN
- the nuoF gene encoding NADH-quinone oxidoreductase subunit NuoF, whose product is MARKLLLEKAHVENIRLYDVYRREGGYRSVEKALKTLSPDAVTEEVKKSGLRGRGGAGFPTGMKWSFLAKPEGVPRYLVVNADESEPGTFKDRYLMEFIPHLLIEGMIVSAFALGSNVSYIYIRGEYAWIPDILEQAIAEAKQNGWLGKNILGSGFDCEIYVQRGAGAYICGEETALIESLEGKRGNPRIKPPFPAVKGLWDCPTVVNNVETIAAVVPIINDGGEEYAKIGVGKSTGTKLISACGNLNKPGVYEIDMTISVEEFIYSDEYCGGIPNGKKLKACIPGGSSVPILPANLLLKTTKGESRMMNYESLSDGGFATGSMMGSGGFIVFDEDQCVVRHTLSLARFYHHESCGQCSPCREGTGWMEKILKNIEYGKGKMSDIDLLWDIQRKIEGNTICPLGDAAAWPVAAAIRHFRDEFEWHVLNPDESQRRNYGLMHYADPIHVPVTA
- a CDS encoding NADH-quinone oxidoreductase subunit J family protein; translated protein: MNITQILFWLLSVLTLGGALLVVICKNPVHSILSLIVTFFAISGHYILLNAQFLAIVNIIVYAGAIMVLFLFVVMLMNLNAASEPQRNKYLLYGGTIAGGSLLIVLVAALKQSGDAMNPVQLKTGSIGLVGHLGKALFTDYVGPFEISSVLFLSAMVGAVIISKKEHQA